One window of Penaeus chinensis breed Huanghai No. 1 chromosome 1, ASM1920278v2, whole genome shotgun sequence genomic DNA carries:
- the LOC125033283 gene encoding KRAB-A domain-containing protein 2-like: MDTTFSKTVLNITLQCGGIEKLIKKRKSAPVYYVTIEDTYDIIKRAQIATGHGGPDRMKCNLGSNCPLDMQSLPQAQFKWIMVYQYHPTKFVILWALTSNRAAEVAFQLPDIFLLFGAPAILQSDNGSEFTAKSQS, encoded by the exons ATGGATACTACATTCTCCAAAA CAGTCCTA AACATTACTCTTCAGTGTGGAGGCATTGAAAAGCTGATCAAGAAACGCAAGAGTGCACCAGTCTACTACGTGACCATTGAGGATACATATGACATCATCAAGAGGGCACAGATTGCAACAGGGCATGGTGGACCTGACAGAATGAAGTGCAATCTTGGGTCAAA TTGTCCTTTGGATATGCAGTCATTGCCTCAGGCTCAGTTCAAGTGGATCATGGTCTACCAGTACCACCCCACCAAGTTTGTCATACTTTGGGCACTTACATCAAATAGAGCTGCTGAAGTTGCCTTTCAACTGCCTGATATATTCCTTTTGTTTGGAGCTCCTGCCATACTGCAAAGTGACAATGGTTCTGAATTCACAGCTAAATCCCAGAGTTAA